The genomic interval AGGGAGATAATCATGAGGACACAGAATAATGAGGGTCCATTGCATTAACCTCTTTAGTACCAAAGCAAGAGTGGCCATTTCTGGCTCTGTACTTTAACAGTATGATTTGCAtttatgttaatatgtaaagaacatGCTCTAACAAAGCTGAACATTTGCAGGGTTTTAATCTGGTTTGTgtcaaaaatgaccattttgagcAAGAAACAAATGCATAGGAATATACAGTATGGTGAAAGAGTTTTAGGTAGCCAAGAAATTTGTGTAAaacaaagtgtgttttctgttgtacactgttagaaattaaggttctgttcaggtccaTTTTTAATTCGTcaaagtaaaaacaatgtaaatgttccctcaaaggtacaaccgCGGTTTTAAGGTTCAATTATGAACcgtaaataagtttttttccaGATAAAAATTTTGTACTTGTATCTTTTCGTAACTgaatgtttaaaacagaacagtaaaataaaagtctggaggcgagatggggtgtgtggactcagtacagcttagaaaatatcatttcaatggatggattatggtacaattgtGTCCaatgactaaaggtactgagacgtacccttgagggttccaccccagtgacaagaggggaactgccccagtgacagtttagtacctctATTTCTGAGTGGTTAATCTATATAACTATAAAAACGGTTCACAGatggtttcatttattttattaatgattaataattaGGATTGAAACAACTTCAAAATCATTACTAAGCAGTTAAAGCACATAAATAATAACGGTAACAGTGAGCTGTTAAATCCAGTGAATATGAATGTGTGGTGAAGCTGACAGATTTAATGCTGAATCATGAAGATCATGAACCAGAAAGATCTAAGCATCAGGTCAGTACTCTCTTTTTGTGATAAGTGCTTATTAATCATTTCAAggtgtttatgacctaattaTTAACCATTAGTAATATAATTTCAAATCATTCATACACCCTTTATTACTGTAGTCATACTGTAAAGTGAtactttaaataaatagaaacaatcaaataaagtaacaactgTAAAACATAAGAGCAGCTATGAATAACAGTTTAATAAGTTATTCATATCTTGATTTGCAGAGGGCAGATAGAAGAACACAGGTTTATTCTTAACATGGATTTGGTCAATTCTATCAGCAACATGCCTTTAATTTACTAACAGATTAATCAGCTGAAGCAGGTATTGGACGGTCATTGCAAATACACTGGaaattgtacacacacacacacacacacacacgcacacacacacatatatatatatatatatatatatatatatatatatatatatatatatatatatatatatatatatatatatatatatatatatatatatgcccagATCAATGGCTTAACATGTGTCACTGTACagtgcatcatcatcatcatcaatagtAAGTCCTCAGTGATCTTAACTGAATTCTGAATGTGCACATGCTCACCAGAATCTaccacagtgcatccaacaaaaCAGGGAGAATCCAGCTTCTTATATACAGTGACAGAAACACTAACATACAAAAAGCTGCAGTTCCACATGCTGACCTATTTTACTGAGACTGCCTATAGACACAAACATGTCCCTCCTGCTctgaaggtgaaaaaaaaaagctaaagtcTCTGAAAGTAGTGCTGGCAACACGTCTGATCAGAATTTGTCAATGTggctaaaaatgttttcaatcaGTTCTCAATTAGCTTAATGCCATTTGTGTAATGCTATTGTATAGTAATGATAATTAACAGCGCTCATATTTCTGGCTGCACTGCTCTTTTAACTGCATCCTGCTGACGGAGATGCGACTTACCTGGCGTGTGAGCACAAAGTAGGCGTACATGGCCATGGCTGTGCCGTAGGTGATGAAGTAGGTGACGGGCTCCATGATATCCCATGAGTACTCCCACCAGGTGAGCCGTGCCAGCACGCCAAACTGAGTGGCCATGTAGGCCATGCCCCCCCACAGCACCCAGGTGGTCCGGCGCTCTGCCTTCTTACTTAGTTCCTCCTTCACCTGAGGCAGTAGAATGGTGATTAACATTTAGAGACCTAGATTTTCATGATGAAATCATTAAATGCTCACTGCTTCCTCAGTGCTAGACCTGGAATTCAAACTAAGTTTATAGCACAGCACAGAGAAACTGTCTGAGATTATTTAgacattatacaacagttagttccagccatgcaagctgattggctgagaagtgTTCTAACCGTGTTATTTCAACATAACATCACTATCACTCCGTTGAGATGCCGTTACTAAGCAacaactctgacagctgtaggagatgctcaagctatttaatgtttttacttcttactttgccacaaacagataatgaatacttttaagatcacatttggcCAACAGTTGATTTGGTCacactctgaagatgagactacactaaatttccaaactgtcagttggtccgtgtggagctggagaacggaCTGCCGGCTCtgcagcgagtgggtggagtcgttactctgacgtagcaacaagctgcttgttaaggaactttgatttggtggaaggaactgcAAACATTAAAAGATATTAAACGCAGtgttcacagcccagtttattcatttcttactttatttacttaactgttgtataaaagcaatagaccACGCGAGGTCgtgtgttatcacaaataacatcacagccatgacttgatgttatttcgccataaccCACTCCCTCTCGTggtctattgcttaaatatcaTATAATCAGCAGTTCACTTCACACTGAGATAAGGCATTAGCAAGCAGTGTTGGGGTAACACAGTACAGAGCAACGTGTAATAGTAATGTGTACACTCTTTACAGTAACAAAGCAGAGTCATGCTTTACAGTTCTTgtaatcacattacagttactgTCTCATTAAAAAGTAGTTACTAGCATTACTCATATGTCTCACATGCAGTGCACTTAAAACAGTCTATATCTATGATCTGTACCTGTCCTCATGTATTTGTTTAGAATAAGCATGTgcaataaaccatttcaaaGTATAAAATCACACTTTTGTTTAACTGATGGATAAGTTCAGtacttattgaaatgtattgtatatgcatGTTGTATATTTgtaattctgtttctttttattctaGTGATCAGCATGaggtttctagcagtatctgagctcaggattggctttctctctaacctatttgtAACTAGCAAACATACTTAGAGCAGagaacaaagcactttttgtaaatcgctctggataTGAGCGtgtgctaaatgctgtaaatcgctgctgtcggaacaaaaccttgtatctcaatttttgtggttttccagttttgacataatttgaaaatgcgtAGTGTCCTTTacgttgtatgtaaatttcatgatgaacggaacaaaagaaacggcccaaaatgacttggaaaaaattctggttcctttgacttacgtgaaaagtaaagcaggttttttccttctcctgtaaagttaccgttttggagattcaaggttttgttcagagaaatatgaaatgtaaatataaagatTCCTATGCAGTAGAAGAAAGAGCCCTACCTTAAACAGATCTGACTTGATTTTTGTTCACAAAAATCTCATAAATATTACGTTTTATTCATAAGGAGTTTTTGGACTATAGTTTTCTATTTTTCAATGCCTTTCAATAAAGTATAACTGGCAATGTCTTGTTCAGAGCAAAGACAGAGATTGAACCAGTCCTTTTAAATTAGGTTTACTGTGATTGCCTCAAAGGACTCTTGGGTTTTCTCTTCCCTGTTGGTAGATTTTGGTTGGGTTTTAGAAAGTAACACTAAAGTACTGAGATTACTCATATCAAGAGAGTAATCCCATTAGTTTGAGAGAGGTAATGAGTAACTTGTAACACATGGATATTTTCTGCAGTCAAACAGTAGAATGTGCCTTTCGATTTCTTAGTTGTGCGTATGAGTCACAGAATGCACACTtacactgtatggacaaaagtattgggacacctacacattacacctacaggaccTTTTAAGAcattccattctaaatccataggcattcgCTTTTTGGGGTtagatgttggacaagagggcctggcttgcaatctctgttctagttcattccaaaggtgtgtgatggggttgaggtcagggctttgtgtgagccagtcaagttcttccacactaaagtCACCCAGCCATGGCTttagcttgctttgtgcactgaggcTCAATCATGCTGGAATAGAAATCCAGCCACACCATTTCATCTGATGCTTGCCgttgtgtttggtgatgtaaggcttgcatgcagccgcttggtcatggaaaccctgccatgaagctcctggcgCACAAtatttgtgctgatgttgatgccagaggaggtttgagcTCTGTAGTATTGAGTCAGCAAAGTGTTAGTGACTTTTATGTTCCATGCTCCTCAGCACTCTGCAacctgctctgtaactttacatggtctgacaTCTCATGGCTcagttgttgtgtttgtttacacattttaataatacCCCTTAGAGTTGATCATGGAATATCTAGCCAGTAAGAAATTTCCCAAACTGACTTCTTGTGAGCTCTatagagtgacccattctttcacaaatctttgtaaaggcagactacATGGCTAGGTGGTTGATTTTATACACCCATGGtaatgagactgaatgaaacactgGAACAgaatgattaagaggtgtgtcccaatacttttgtccacattatgtatataaatacaataattcTCTTGATGTCTCTGAAATAGGCCCATTTTGAAACATGCAACCAACTCACTTTTACATGcaagatttttgccaatttgaTTAAATACATCCTGATattagattaagactgaggtgtttatcctCACTGTACTCAACAATcagatggaaaatctctgtttacctGCTCACTAAAAGTAATCTGATCAAAAATGATGCAAATGTGTAAAGAACCACCTAGTGTAGACGTTACGATGACAGCAAGTCCAGTCAGAgcgagatgagcagcagtgagcagtgcttgtgtttttaattgctttaaaatgtcaagctcaggaaaacgtccttcacatatCCTTGGGTTAGTTGCAGTTGAAGGCCAAgcggaagacgtcgtgttctgagacacataagctttATGTCTGTCCCACcgcttttaaagatcagagcatctCCTCCACAGACCTGCTCTACCATGTTTAACAGTATAAGCTTCACTATGACGCGACCGACATCCAGACTTGAGCTTTTTCcaattgggaatgtaatcaaatacaggtgtttacatgggtattattcttttatttaacagattatttaaaggattacccacctcattcaactACAACTAGAAGTTGTATACCAAATGGCCTGAATCGGACTAGTCTATTCCAGCTGAGCtgtatacatggacgtattctattccgattgagctgttagtcagattattaacagattagtagactgcatgtaaacatggctactgaGAGCCAtccaggctaaagtacagcctctgCACAGAGGGGTTAGTTTAACACGCTCTTCTACCTAAGCCTTCCAAAGTAAACAGTGAGagtttaaatactttaaaagtatttaattgtatttaaactcttaaaacatttttatgcacagatccatccaaaatgttttcactaatcaaattgaatcagatgcatatttttatgtattgagGCGAATTGTAACATTTGCAGTTCTGGCTGAACTGTTCATAAGTGGTTTGTGCTACAAACgaaaatttacattttcaagTGACCTGAAAATAACCTTTCAGGCTCAGTGGTGCCTCCATCTCAGTTTCCTTATCCTCTTGTGATATTTGCATCACTGTGTCATGTCTGTATCTCTTTACAGtctaaaaatgataaatgacaCAGATCAGAGACATTATTTATAGGCCTTGCAAAGGTGACAAGTCCTGCAAGGGCACCTTTTCCAGTGGGCGGAGCTGGGAGTTGAGGTCCTCCAGTCGTCCaatcagctctctctctttgctgagCTGGTGCTCCTCTATGCGGAGGGTGGTGTAGAGCTGCTGCACCAGAAACTTTACATCGTTCATCCGTTCAGCTTCCTCATGGGCCAACAGCTCTGAGatacatacacaacacaacatCAGCAAATGAACGATTACAACAAAAGTACTGTCCATTCCAAGCTTCCCCGCCACACGCCCCAGACTGAACACTGAACTCTCACCTCTTCTGGGTGGCCGCACCAGATGTGTAGTGTCATTAATGACCAGCTTGAAGTCGTCCAGCAGCAGAATGTCAATCCCCGTAGAGGAGGCTATCCTTGCTCcatctacacaaacacacagcggAACAGGGGGGAAATGGGGGCCGGGTGCTCTAATTGCAGTCTTTTCTCTGATACGGCTGTGTAGAGCAAGGGCTATTCTCAGCGCTTCTCATGCGTGACTGCTAATGCCACTTAAGGATGCTTGtcatgaaatgaaacattttgtaaTTTGTAGAAAATGGCCAGTGTAATATGCTGTCCAGAGCCCACAGCGGAGAGGGGACTATAGTGCCTCCCACTGCAGAATAATCGAAACTGCGGAGCTGGAGATATCACATGTGCTATGTAATTAAAACCATGAAGATGGCATTAAAGCAGATGCAAGGTCTGAATAGTGTTGGAATCTGTGCATATCTAGAACCcagattatatttttattttatggcaGGAAATATATGAATTCATTTGCTAAGTTCTGCTGTTGAAGCTCACATTCCATATGTCATGGCGGAAATGAACAGGCCTGGTTAGAACTAGTGCTGTCTCAGTCTTAGGGTAAGGAGAACACTGTTCTCGAGACCTGCTGTGCAGGGCCTCCACACCTGCAGTAATAAAACCTCTGAGGTGCTGTGTCATTCTGGACTTGCTGTCTTGCCCATTTTAGGAACTCCAGGACTAAGCAGATTGGCATTTAAAATCATAACCATTCCAGAGTGTAGAGATGTATATACGCATTATAAGTGTGTTAGTTGCAAATCatgtcttattttattgttttattttaagcacACATGGAAAATAAAACTGACTCTGAGTAAGGTGcatccattgctgacacaggagtTCAATTGTGCACACACACCTTgtttaatctccatagaaaagcactgtcaATACAATGGGACACactggagcagctgcatctaagctTAAAGCtaccatgtccaatgccaagaagagtagaggctgttactgtagcAAAAGGggaacaaactccctattaatatctttgatttcagaagaaatgctgggtgtctgcaaacttttggacGTATAGTGCAACACGAGCTTGATGTCAGCTACAGAATAATGTACAACTTCAGGTCTATGGTTAACTGaacctttaaaaaaattgaatatCAATGAAACACTCAAATTGaataaaacagtcatttctCTGCAGGTTGAAAATAAAATCTGTGCTTAAATTGGCTAATATGAAAATAATAGATGCTCGTTCAGTGtccactgaacacattttatttttgaatggcagtatattacattaacataataataataataacaataacaataataataaactaatttgACATCCATAAATATTATTAACCAAGATTAGACCAACTCTAACTTTTGGAAGCAAATTGAAATTAATAACCCTtgttagtcccacagtggggaaatttcacctccatgCATTttacccatccgtgcagtgagacaccacatacacactagtgggcacacacacactaggggcagccctatctgcagcgcccggggagcagttggggggtaagtactttgctcaaggacacctcagtcatgtactgtcggctatGGGtattgaaccggtgaccttccgatcacaaggctggttccccccAATGATGGTGAGGTTAAAAGATATTTCCCTGTCCCTTCTGGTTTGAGCTTACTTTAAGGGGAACTGCaccaatgttttaaaattttctgCAAAATTTGACCATTAAGgcacagagtcattcagagtggtgagtgaaaatataaaaggtcagaagacgtgtaggttcactggtggttttggttttggagagtaaataaaatggctacatttatgttgtagacatggtgaccccccggttcccatcaccaccactgtgaagaaatctgagtctgtatgcttttctacaatgaaccatttcacaccaaaccattctgaatgactttgcttaacATCTCAATGCTggaatttttcagaaaatactgAGAAATATTGGTGAAATTACCCTTCAACAGATCAAAACAGAAGGGAAGTATCTTTTACCCTCACCATTATTTGCTTCCAAAGGTCAGAGCTGGTCTAAGCCCAGTTAATAATATTAACGAATGTTAAATTAactacttttttttatattctttcaaaaataaataaataaaaatcttaacTTCTCTTGATTCCAACGTGTTGGTACAGAACTGAGCATAAAGCTGCATTTTCCCAGGCCAATTTATGTCcatttgtgtaggtgtttatgatgttgactgtgtgtgtttatagtcctACCTATGGAGTAGATGGCGACTCGGTCGATGCCCCGGTCCTCAGCCTGTAGTTGCTGGAGGAGCACGCCCACGCTGTCGCTGAGCGGTTTCAGAGTGAACTGACAGCGCTCCCGTCGAGACGGCAGCTTCACCGAGACCACCGGCAAGCCGTTCTGATACACCACTGTCACCTCTgataacacatacacacacacacacacacacacacacacacacacaccattagGTCTCACTCCAAATCGCACAGCTATACTCCCACCCACCCCTGCCTGTTAGCTAGTGCAGTCTCCTAATGATGGGGCCACCACACAGTCAGGCTTCATTAACAACAGACTGCGCCTCTAAACTTCAGACTGACAACTAAAGCTTCCTTTCTAAATTACACTGCAGTGCCAATGAAGTTTTGTGCCTGTTagcagttttgtttttcccGGTTTTATGACTCTGAGTAAttgttatttcatgatgaagCCTGGGTGCGGAGGGCTGTACCCCTGGCCACCAGCAGGGGGCTGTGTTGCAGTAACAGTGTTTCAGACAGAGGGTCCTTTTTGAGAGAATTATCCTATTGCTGCGGTACTGGAGGTGCTCAGCCTCTGTCTACAGGCATGCACACATTGTAAGAGGTACCAAACCTTATTTGCGTCTGATAAAGAAGAAAAGGCCAAAGCCACTAAACATTTCTTATCACGGTGGAAAAACAATCCTGCACGGAAAGCAAGAATGCAGATTACTGTCTGTCCCAGCATTCTTAACTGATTCTTTGCAGCCTGTGAGTTATATCTGGACTAATGCAAGCCAGACTCATTCTCTTTCCAATTAGAGCATACGCATCAATTCAATTAGCCAATTCAGTGAAAGATACTAAGATGAAGAACTTTAGATGCAGCTACAACATGCCACAGGAAAATAACAACTGTTGAATCTGATACACCAAATTTGCTGTGAGAACTCAAAAGCcacaacatgcggctctttcactgccctgttgtggctccagaACTAGATTACtggttataaataaaataaccccCCCCAacaataaatgttaaaaagtcttaaatgctggagttatgTGAGtcatgtagaactgctaattcatcctttaaccctgaatgttggtgcacagactgcttgacaccatagcaacacagacaacaatctgaCCTAGCTAGAAGCGaatgaaaagacaaagagatTAAAGACAAACATTGGTAATTTAGAGACAAACTGATGTATCtgcatttataatcattccagttggtttcctgatatgtttaatctgtaacaagaaacactaaaaagtagcaaagatgaagtcagcttcttgttattgttgttccaccttaaatgcttaAATTAACAGAATGAATCtatggcaccatttaaggtggaacaggaaaataagAACATGAAGctgtgacttcagcttcgtaaacAGTCGAACATTAAGAGATGTTTTAGAAAAACACTTCTATTTTAGAGGAAATATTTCCTGCAGGAGATGTGAGGAAAgtagagcaaagtgagtctgcgttttccttaatattttttttagcctgtactagtacTTTAgctcatactgagacatatttacagttaAGCTGtgaaaatggacataaaatattgtggctcccaaggtggtttgacttttgttgGAAAGACAAAGCTTTTAATATTTGGGTTGTGGACCTTTGCTGTAAGCCACTAGCTTTTCCACTGTCTTATCCatatattttcagtttattgcAGTATTCAACACTACAAAAatagaatatttgaaaaaagttGTGCCTTATTGTGCTCTGGTGTAATGCTGTAACCACAAGCTAATATATTAGCTCCAAGCTAACACATATCCACAAGCTAACATGCTAggtcctggtcaaattacatgttttcttgattttctaggtgaaaataagtcaacacatcaacacacttCGGCACATTTAATATACACTTACTGTTcctttgttgaatttaacataaaaatgaacaaataaagtaaaactgtaaaaagtgcAGTAAAAATTGGTAAGTCCAAAAGTTACGgcacattattttttaatgttaaactcagcacgTAAATAAAAACTGTGCTCTAAAATGTGCCGTATAATGGCATATTtacgtgtgttctctgtagaggatgttttaatgtcaaaaaacaatataatttcATTGTGGACattcaaacatttacatatggCTGTATATCTTCATGGGTTGTTTGGGGCTTTTCCCCTGTATGTTATGCAACCAATGCATTTGCCTAGAGAACCTATGGGGCCTTATGTCCCTGTCTTGTCCATTTATGGgcagttaaaagttaaaaacaaagaaaattgtACCACATACGACTGATACAACGAAAGTCTTGGAGGTTAGCATCAATTGTAGTCATATGTTACAGTCACATGTGGTAGGAACAGAATCTTACTTCAACTCGCTCTACTATGGACCACAGTAATGCACATATCGCTGTTTTCCCTGATTTAGCACTGTGGCTTGGTGGTCCTGTAGGCCTGGAGACTCTGAAGAGGAAATTGGAACTTGATGACTGAATTACCATATTCATAAGAAATTATATAGTGCCAATAAAGCTCCTAAACTGCTTCAGAagtgcttttatttcattatggAAAGTGACCCAAAATGGATCTCTATGCCTGTTTGTGAGAGGAGGCGCGTCTCCAGTACGGTCTCCAAATCAAAGTCTAGCCTCTGCAAGGATCATCCTCATGATTAGAGCAGCATGTCCACTGTCTGTCATGTTCTTAAGTTCAGCTGCAGTGCAGACCTCCTGGAAGGCTGGCATTTCCTGAGGGGGTTGTGCTCCGCCATTTACATACGCTTCAATTATAGCCCCCATTAGGCGTAATGAGGAATCGTTTTAGGGGATTGTGTTCTT from Pygocentrus nattereri isolate fPygNat1 chromosome 5, fPygNat1.pri, whole genome shotgun sequence carries:
- the mcu gene encoding calcium uniporter protein, mitochondrial produces the protein MAAKVCRLLLSRSGVAAASPFSSSHRHQPHTSTEALSGPFVHQSVRRGHGLRSTGRAALFSQPRASLPSQGWKGTPTWQAQRLLCSPAASEEVTVVYQNGLPVVSVKLPSRRERCQFTLKPLSDSVGVLLQQLQAEDRGIDRVAIYSIDGARIASSTGIDILLLDDFKLVINDTTHLVRPPRRELLAHEEAERMNDVKFLVQQLYTTLRIEEHQLSKERELIGRLEDLNSQLRPLEKVKEELSKKAERRTTWVLWGGMAYMATQFGVLARLTWWEYSWDIMEPVTYFITYGTAMAMYAYFVLTRQEYIYPDARDRQYLLFFHKGVKRTRFDIEKYNKLKDAIAEAELDLKRLRDPLQLHLPIQQISTSKD